One genomic region from Mastacembelus armatus chromosome 21, fMasArm1.2, whole genome shotgun sequence encodes:
- the LOC113123790 gene encoding olfactory receptor 11A1-like → MDQKLNMTYITLDGYVELDKYRFVYFVIMFTAYILIICSNSTIVCLIVIHKNLHEPMYIFIAALLMNSVLFSTAIYPKILFDVLSEKQIISYSACLFQWSLNYSLGASEFLLLAAMSYDRYVSICKPLQYPTIMTKTNICILLVLAWILPAGQLAVPAAMSVDTKLCHFNFKGIICNSTVYRLHCDISKALNIYGLVCFCNLSILPVLFILFTYIRIFIITYQSGREVRRKAAQTCLPHLIVLINFSCLGSFDVLLVQMETDFPKIVSLIMSLQTMLYHPLFNPIIYGLKMKEIYQHLRK, encoded by the coding sequence atggatcaaaaattaaatatgacatATATAACACTTGATGgatatgtggaactggacaaatacagatttgtttattttgtgatcatgtttacagcatatattctaataatctgcagtaattctactattgtgtgtctgatagtgattcacaaaaacctccatgagcctatgtacattttcattgcagctttgttaatgaactctgttctttttaGCACTGCTATCTATCCAAagattttgtttgatgttttatctgaaaaacaaatcatatcatattcagcctgtctctttcagtggtCATTAAATTATTCTTTAGGcgcttcagagtttttactgttggcagccatgtcctatgacaggtatgtgtctatatgtaaacctctgcagtatccaactatcatgacaaaaacaaacatctgtattttactagttctagcttggattctgcctgctggtcagttagcagttCCTGCTGCAATGAGTGTTGATACTAAACTCTGTCACTTTAATTTCAAAGGTATTATATGCAACAGCACAGTTTATAGACTGCATTGTGATATCTCAAAAGCACTAAATATAtatggtttggtttgtttttgtaatcttTCAATTCTCCCTGtacttttcatcctttttacctacataaggatatttataatcacctatcaaagtggtagagaagtcaggagaaaagctgcacagacctgtttacctcacctgattgttctgatCAACTTTTCgtgtttgggttcatttgatgtacttctagttcaaatggaaactgattttccaaaaattgtgaGTTTAATAATGTCCTTGCAAACAATGTTGTAccatcctctttttaatccaatcatatatggactaaaaatgaaagaaatttatcaacacctcaggaaa